A region from the Haliaeetus albicilla chromosome 16, bHalAlb1.1, whole genome shotgun sequence genome encodes:
- the RAD51 gene encoding DNA repair protein RAD51 homolog 1, which yields MAMQVQFEANADTSAEEESFGPQLISRLEQCGINANDVKKLEEAGFHTVEAVAYAPKKELLNIKGISEAKADKILAEAAKLVPMGFTTATEFHQRRSEIIQITTGSKELDKLLQGGIETGSITELFGEFRTGKTQLCHTLAVTCQLPIDRGGGEGKAMYIDTEGTFRPERLLAVAERYGLSGSDVLDNVAYARGFNTDHQTQLLYQASAMMAESRYALLIVDSATALYRTDYSGRGELSARQMHLARFLRMLLRLADEFGVAVVITNQVVAQVDGAAMFAADPKKPIGGNIIAHASTTRLYLRKGRGETRICKIYDSPCLPEAEAMFAINADGVGDAKD from the exons ATGGCTATGCAGGTGCAGTTCGAAGCAAATGCAGATACATCAGCAGAGGAAGAGAGCTTTGGACCGCAGCTCATATCTAGGTTAGAG CAATGTGGTATAAATGCAAATGATGTGAAGAAATTAGAAGAAGCTGGATTTCACACAGTTGAGGCAGTTGCTTATGCACCAAAGAAGGAGCTACTAAATATTAAAGGCATCAGTGAAGCCAAAGCTGACAAAATCTTG gcTGAAGCAGCTAAACTGGTTCCGATGGGTTTCACCACAGCAACAGAATTCCACCAGCGAAGGTCAGAGATCATCCAGATCACCACTGGGTCCAAAGAACTTGACAAACTTCTTCAAg gAGGAATAGAAACAGGGTCCATAACAGAGTTATTTGGGGAATTTCGTACTGGAAAAACACAATTGTGTCATACCCTGGCAGTAACCTGTCAA CTTCCCATTGACCGAGGTGGTGGTGAAGGAAAAGCTATGTATATTGATACAGAAGGGACCTTCCGTCCAGAACGTCTTCTTGCTGTGGCTGAAAG ATATGGCTTGTCTGGCAGTGATGTCCTAGATAATGTGGCATACGCTCGAGGTTTTAACACAGATCATCAGACCCAGCTCCTGTATCAGGCATCTGCTATGATGGCTGAATCACG ATACGCGCTGCTGATAGTGGACAGTGCCACAGCCCTTTATCGGACAGATTACTCAGGAAGAGGTGAGCTGTCAGCTAGACAGATGCATCTGGCCAGATTTCTGCGTATGCTTCTTCGACTTGCAGATGAG TTTGGTGTGGCAGTTGTGATCACTAACCAAGTGGTAGCACAAGTAGATGGAGCAGCCATGTTTGCTGCAGATCCCAAAAAACCTATAGGAGGAAATATCATAGCACATGCTTCCACCACAAG ACTGTATCTGCGAAAAGGCCGAGGTGAAACCAGAATATGTAAAATTTATGACTCTCCTTGCCTTCCTGAGGCTGAAGCAATGTTTGCTATTAATGCTGATGGAGTGGGAGATGCTAAAGACTGA